The following are encoded in a window of Alosa sapidissima isolate fAloSap1 chromosome 10, fAloSap1.pri, whole genome shotgun sequence genomic DNA:
- the tmem238a gene encoding transmembrane protein 238a, producing the protein MHLKNVNTENTGSVGCKPDVAYSPVGMGKFGNRDKDTSLDDSGLTHCKFVLVFAVLMDLLGVAALLTGVFAPLEIKGRDFGDLLVYSGALLILLSMGGWVMWYSGNIEGLTVGKELTYTRSAVDRLAHSLSRRIRRPHRSHTEP; encoded by the exons ATGCACCTGAAAAACGTGAACACGGAAAACACTGGCAGTGTTGGATGTAAGCCGGATGTAGCCTACAGCCCTGTCGGTATGGGTAAATTTGGAAACAGGGACAAG GATACATCCTTGGATGATAGTGGGCTGACCCACTGCAAGTTTGTCCTGGTCTTTGCCGTGCTGATGGACCTACTCGGTGTTGCAGCTCTACTGACTGGTGTCTTTGCCCCTCTGGAGATCAAAGGCAGAGACTTTGGTGACTTGTTGGTGTACTCCGGGGCTCTGCTGATCCTGCTCTCCATGGGAGGTTGGGTGATGTGGTACAGTGGAAACATCGAGGGTCTGACTGTTGGCAAAGAGCTCACCTACACACGAAGCGCGGTGGATCGCCTTGCCCACTCACTCAGCCGTCGCATACGCAGGCCGCACAGGAGCCATACTGAGCCATAA